Proteins encoded by one window of Vitis riparia cultivar Riparia Gloire de Montpellier isolate 1030 chromosome 11, EGFV_Vit.rip_1.0, whole genome shotgun sequence:
- the LOC117924806 gene encoding uncharacterized protein LOC117924806: MPQDSRRSVGYRSFVTCDDPKGVVECGTIRKSKNDSKKLKHKIESRGTPKKSITSLICKEERREMESKGITEGLNNPSTFQLLEVSRGARKLNKMIDSWSQGPSIDEQSNDIAKDLLKGALDLQESLIMLGKLQEASRYMAQLKKKQKEKSERGRNEELGSERMNSNRFGDCNYHMGFQKPRLSVDGSSRNSTEELKRVIRDSFARQNLTQSIAAQEKSCFNRRKLDSALEFPSASSSQSSLVHSDDTPFADSLSPVDSSKKTKGPNLIAKLMGLEEFPSKQFQTISQKHSEGGKTPNQKRPLFDIDMPKVRKSQSAVQKELEAEKKPVKRIREEGDRYCKELVRKSEEKEAKTKEKASNKMKAGVSVNQQAQKKEMIDKKADNIQKATPTNRRRKTTEESVKSNNVSKSQDQAEVTSKMLRKPEIGTNISKNQTSRRHSKATNAITKDTSQSILHDSASQKIQTKKEKPVRERRAANLVEEDLGCQADGKRIDLTCENNSVVERIDTTLADEFPLKEETDTSGLQIEEYRSNDLCSLQEVTMLSPQHEKSVKPAEEVSDHIVPSRMKRKSSKAITNLKALLSSNSSFLSRADEIFDLNVTQPTPLSLQDSQTAHPLSQTSLGNSIACISLDQLVDEVCDGVEHLTSYSKLAGENLPTDSIYAMLHCDLKFKGPITGIWDLGWRNGFSIDEVEQVVVDIQKLVLSRLIEDILIDFAL, from the exons ATGCCTCAAGACAGTCGAAGATCAGTTGGCTACAGATCATTTGTCACATGTGATGATCCGAAAGGTGTTGTTGAATGTGGGACAATCAGAAAATCCAAGAAtgattcaaaaaaattgaagcaTAAGATTGAAAGTCGAGGAACGCCCAAGAAATCGATTACATCTTTGATTTGCAaggaagagagaagggagatgGAATCTAAAGGGATCACAGAAGGATTAAATAATCCATCTACGTTTCAACTCTTGGAGGTGTCTAGAGGAGCTCGGAAGCTGAACAAAATGATTGATTCATGGTCTCAGGGGCCAAGCATTGATGAGCAGTCCAACGATATTGCTAAAGATTTGTTGAAAGGAGCTCTTGACTTGCAGGAGTCTCTAATCATGCTCGGCAAGTTACAGGAGGCGTCACGGTATATGGCTCAGTTGAAGAAAAAGCAGAAGGAGAAGTcagaaagaggaagaaatgaagaattgGGGTCTGAAAGAATGAACTCCAATCGATTTGGAGACTGCAATTACCATATGGGATTTCAAAAGCCAAGGCTTTCTGTTGATGGGTCTTCAAGGAATTCTACTGAGGAACTTAAGAGAGTGATTAGAGACAGCTTCGCCAGGCAGAATCTCACGCAGAGCATAGCTGCTCAAGAAAAGTCTTGTTTTAACCGAAGAAAATTAGACTCAGCTTTGGAATTCCCATCAGCAAGCTCGAGCCAATCTTCATTGGTTCACTCTGATGACACTCCTTTTGCTGACTCGCTTTCACCAGTGGATTCCTCGAAGAAGACAAAAGGGCCGAATTTGATTGCCAAGCTTATGGGTCTAGAAGAATTCCCCTCAAAACAATTCCAGACCATTTCCCAAAAGCATTCGGAGGGTGGGAAGACACCAAATCAGAAGAGACCTCTCTTTGATATCGATATGCCAAAGGTGAGGAAGTCTCAGTCTGCTGTCCAGAAG GAACTGGAAGCTGAAAAGAAGCCGGTCAAAAGGATAAGAGAGGAAGGTGATAGGTACTGTAAAGAGTTAGTTCGGaaatcagaagaaaaagaagccAAGACTAAGGAGAAAGCTTCAAACAAGATGAAAGCTGGTGTTTCTGTGAATCAACAAGCGCAGAAAAAGGAGATGATTGACAAGAAAGCTGACAACATCCAAAAGGCGACACCCACAAACAGGAGGAGGAAAACTACAGAGGAGAGCGTGAAATCCAACAATGTGTCAAAATCTCAAGATCAAGCAGAGGTAACTTCTAAAATGCTCAGAAAGCCTGAAATTGGAACAAACATCTCAAAGAATCAGACTTCCCGACGACATAGTAAAGCCACAAATGCCATCACAAAAGACACATCACAATCCATATTGCATGACTCAGCCAGTCAAAAGATTCAGACAAAGAAGGAAAAGCCAGTCAGGGAGAGACGGGCAGCTAATTTAGTT GAGGAGGATTTAGGATGCCAAGCTGATGGCAAGAGGATTGATCTGACATGTGAAAACAACTCTGTTGTGGAAAGAATCGACACTACGCTTGCAGATGAATTCCCTTTGAAGGAGGAAACAGACACCTCTGGACTTCAAATTGAAG AATACCGCAGCAACGATCTGTGTTCACTGCAGGAAGTTACAATGCTGAGCCCCCAACATGAAAAGAGTGTCAAACCTGCCGAAGAAGTTTCTGATCATATTGTTCCCAGTAGAATGAAGAGGAAAAGCTCTAAAGCCATTACCAATCTGAAAGCTTTGCTCTCAAGCAATTCATCATTCCTCAGTCGTGCTGATGAGATATTTGATCTCAATGTGACTCAACCAACTCCTTT AAGCCTTCAAGATTCTCAAACAGCACATCCTCTGTCGCAAACCAGCTTGGGGAATTCAATAGCCTGCATCTCTCTGGACCAGTTGGTGGATGAAGTCTGTGATGGGGTTGAGCATCTCACCAGCTATAGTAAGCTTGCTGGTGAGAATCTTCCTACAGATAGCATCTACGCAATGCTGCATTGTGATCTAAAGTTCAAGGGGCCGATAACTGGTATATGGGATTTGGGGTGGAGGAATGGTTTTTCTATAGATGAAGTTGAGCAAGTTGTGGTTGATATACAGAAGTTAGTTTTAAGCAGGTTGATCGAGGATATACTTATAGATTTTGCGCTTTAG